A genomic region of Fodinisporobacter ferrooxydans contains the following coding sequences:
- a CDS encoding DUF4362 domain-containing protein, protein MKKFVALILFTIVGISLTGCSTNSSTKTTDKSLYPSDIAVKNGDVVDVHGKIINFSKFEKFLSNVTSNKKDKIRITAYTTEGDPIFYELNFNGKTVDYTFDNSRDGFNGLNKGKESTSCQGFDMKQTGRKTEYTLKGCSNTDIGNTFRFFIRKQY, encoded by the coding sequence ATGAAGAAGTTTGTTGCTTTGATCTTATTTACCATTGTTGGAATATCATTGACTGGATGCAGCACAAATAGTTCGACCAAAACAACAGATAAAAGTTTGTATCCTTCCGATATTGCTGTTAAAAACGGGGATGTAGTTGATGTTCATGGCAAGATAATTAACTTCAGCAAATTTGAGAAATTTTTATCGAATGTTACGAGCAATAAGAAAGATAAAATTCGCATTACTGCTTACACGACAGAAGGTGACCCCATTTTTTATGAGTTGAACTTTAATGGTAAAACTGTTGACTATACGTTCGATAACTCAAGGGACGGGTTCAATGGTTTAAATAAAGGGAAAGAAAGTACATCATGCCAGGGTTTCGACATGAAACAAACCGGGCGTAAAACAGAATATACTCTTAAAGGATGTTCAAATACTGACATCGGCAATACTTTTCGGTTTTTTATTCGAAAACAATACTAG
- a CDS encoding EthD family reductase: protein MVKLIAIYRKPENIQEFDQHYSEIHTPLAKKMPGLIKLEINKIYGAPTGESDLCLIAEMYFENHDALMQALSSPEGRAAGKDLMGFAGKIVSMHFAEVL, encoded by the coding sequence ATGGTCAAGCTGATTGCAATTTACCGTAAACCTGAGAATATTCAGGAATTTGATCAACATTATTCAGAAATCCATACTCCACTTGCGAAAAAAATGCCAGGTCTGATTAAATTAGAGATTAACAAGATATATGGAGCACCTACAGGCGAAAGTGATCTTTGTTTAATTGCCGAAATGTATTTTGAAAATCATGATGCCTTGATGCAAGCGTTATCATCTCCGGAAGGACGCGCGGCAGGCAAGGATTTGATGGGATTTGCGGGGAAAATTGTTTCGATGCATTTTGCTGAAGTTTTATAA
- a CDS encoding hotdog fold thioesterase, which yields MTQYPNDIPNDIEIHKRYYNEICEKLKQDPYANSLGIRLVEVGQGSAIAEIEITDQMLNAHGTTHGAVIFALADFVFAVASNSYGKTSVALSMNIGFLSASSKGSILRAIAVEEKRNNRTAWYQIHVTNGEELVAVLGALAYRKNNYFVTLETKDS from the coding sequence ATGACACAATATCCGAATGATATTCCGAATGATATTGAGATACACAAACGATATTACAATGAAATATGTGAAAAATTAAAACAAGACCCTTATGCAAACTCCCTCGGGATCCGATTGGTGGAAGTTGGTCAAGGTTCCGCCATTGCCGAAATAGAGATAACGGATCAAATGCTGAACGCACATGGAACGACACACGGTGCAGTGATTTTTGCATTAGCTGATTTTGTTTTCGCTGTGGCGAGCAACTCGTATGGAAAAACATCCGTTGCTTTGTCCATGAATATCGGTTTTCTGTCCGCAAGTTCCAAAGGATCGATTTTACGGGCAATTGCAGTGGAGGAGAAGCGAAACAACCGTACCGCATGGTACCAAATTCATGTGACAAATGGAGAAGAACTAGTTGCCGTATTGGGTGCATTAGCGTATCGCAAGAACAATTACTTTGTAACGTTGGAAACGAAAGATTCTTGA
- a CDS encoding PaaI family thioesterase, with amino-acid sequence MTNKMIEKNEIVNRFNDYLGIEFLGLDEFGCKAMIRIRPELMNSIEGMVHGGVTSALADVVMGHGAAPPINGLQQCVTVENKMNYLSPAKGSVLFAESKVIKRGGTLIIMEAQVTTDHGELVAIATGTYARVKKSD; translated from the coding sequence ATGACAAATAAAATGATTGAAAAAAATGAAATTGTAAATCGATTTAATGATTATTTGGGTATTGAATTTCTTGGCTTGGATGAATTCGGTTGCAAAGCTATGATAAGGATTCGGCCTGAATTAATGAATAGTATCGAAGGTATGGTTCATGGCGGTGTTACCAGTGCATTAGCGGATGTAGTCATGGGACATGGGGCGGCTCCACCAATAAATGGCTTGCAGCAATGTGTAACTGTCGAAAATAAAATGAATTATCTTTCACCTGCCAAGGGAAGTGTTTTGTTCGCAGAGTCGAAGGTTATCAAGCGAGGCGGAACATTGATTATCATGGAAGCGCAAGTGACAACGGATCATGGCGAACTTGTCGCGATTGCTACAGGGACGTATGCTCGAGTCAAGAAATCAGACTGA